A single genomic interval of Lewinellaceae bacterium harbors:
- a CDS encoding CPBP family intramembrane metalloprotease: MPFFQAARRGDNAPYKYVLTIIAVVVGAFIGQIPLGIAVTMKMRENGVGLEEMEAFQESLDFSRLGMDSNLALFLMLLSFVAALGALFLCVAALHKKRAADVLTGRRRLDWGRIAFAFAFWFALSAGLEVVAYLLDPGNYTLQFELSSFMPLLLISLLVLPLQTTFEEALFRGYLMQGFGLLFGNRWLPLLLTSAAFGLLHFANPEVGEFGFGLMMSYYIGTGLLLGLCTLMDEGTELALGLHAATNIYGATVVSFAGSALQTQAIFRVKELDVALMLAIAVASGALFLLVSARKYGWQDWGKLFRRIEFEEVAVSGEAAGSEQTGNILPEDEAL; encoded by the coding sequence ATGCCGTTTTTTCAAGCAGCCAGAAGGGGGGACAATGCCCCGTATAAATACGTATTGACGATTATTGCCGTAGTCGTCGGGGCTTTTATCGGGCAGATTCCTTTGGGGATTGCCGTAACCATGAAGATGAGGGAAAATGGCGTGGGATTGGAAGAAATGGAAGCCTTTCAGGAATCGCTCGACTTCTCCAGGCTGGGAATGGATTCCAACCTGGCGCTGTTTCTGATGCTGCTCTCTTTCGTGGCGGCTCTGGGGGCGCTCTTTCTCTGCGTGGCGGCCCTGCACAAAAAAAGAGCCGCAGACGTACTGACGGGACGACGCCGGCTGGATTGGGGCCGGATTGCCTTTGCCTTTGCCTTCTGGTTTGCCCTCAGCGCCGGGCTGGAAGTGGTGGCCTACCTGCTCGACCCCGGCAATTACACTTTGCAGTTCGAGCTTTCCAGTTTTATGCCCTTGCTGCTGATCTCCCTGCTGGTATTGCCGCTGCAAACTACTTTTGAGGAGGCTTTGTTTCGCGGCTACCTCATGCAGGGTTTCGGGCTGTTGTTTGGCAACCGCTGGCTGCCCCTGCTGCTGACCTCGGCAGCCTTTGGCCTGCTGCACTTCGCCAATCCGGAGGTCGGCGAGTTTGGTTTTGGCCTCATGATGTCGTACTACATCGGCACAGGCCTGTTGTTGGGGCTGTGCACGCTCATGGATGAAGGCACGGAGCTGGCGCTGGGGCTGCACGCCGCCACCAATATTTACGGGGCTACTGTGGTTAGTTTTGCCGGCTCGGCTTTGCAAACCCAGGCCATTTTTCGGGTAAAAGAGCTGGATGTAGCCCTGATGTTGGCAATTGCTGTTGCCAGCGGAGCGTTATTCCTTTTGGTTTCCGCCCGGAAATACGGATGGCAGGACTGGGGCAAGCTCTTCCGCCGGATAGAATTTGAAGAAGTTGCGGTTTCCGGCGAAGCTGCGGGCAGCGAACAAACGGGCAATATTTTACCCGAAGACGAAGCGTTATAA
- a CDS encoding M1 family metallopeptidase: MSTWKLLALLLFSAACLQAQPERWQQRVEYKMAIDFDVKDHQFSGTQQLAYYNNSPDTLDRVFYHLYFNAFQPNSMMDVRSRTILDSDPRVGSRIFELKEKEIGYHKIRSLRMDGEPVDFEVAGTILEVQLDRPILPNSKAVFEMEFQSQVPLQVRRSGRDNSEGIAYSMSQWYPKMCEYDYQGWHANPYIGREFYGVWGDFDVTININRDYTVAASGYLQNPEEIGHGYSSASARSNSKKLSYHFVAPQVHDFVWAADPDYTHDTFTRKDGTVLHFFYQKNENTEEAWGRLPAIMDKAFDFINANYGQYPYKQYSFIQGGDGGMEYPMATLITGERSLGSLVGVSVHELMHSWYQMVLGTNESLYAWMDEGFTSWASDEVMNYLRGEGLIPGRKLANPHASDYQGYVNFAKSGFEEPLIIHADHFVTNTAYGIASYTKGAVFLAQLEYIIGPDAFRKGMRRYFNTWKFKHPNANDFIRIMEKQSGLELDWYREYWINTTHTIDYAVRSVGELEDSAGKSVVTLEKAGIMPMPLDVLVLYADGKKDLFNIPLRIMRGHKPAQASDAGFKVLEDWPWVNPTYQFILDVAPSEILDVIIDPDGGMADVNRDNNSLKAK, translated from the coding sequence ATGAGCACCTGGAAATTATTGGCCCTTCTGCTTTTTTCGGCTGCCTGCCTGCAGGCGCAGCCCGAGCGTTGGCAGCAAAGGGTAGAGTACAAAATGGCGATCGATTTTGATGTGAAAGACCACCAGTTTAGCGGTACGCAGCAATTGGCCTATTACAACAATTCTCCGGACACCCTGGACCGGGTTTTCTACCATCTTTACTTCAATGCTTTTCAGCCCAACAGCATGATGGATGTGCGTTCGCGCACCATTCTGGATTCCGACCCGCGGGTAGGCAGCCGTATTTTCGAGTTGAAAGAAAAGGAGATCGGTTATCACAAGATTCGTTCCCTGCGAATGGATGGGGAGCCTGTCGATTTCGAAGTGGCAGGCACCATTCTGGAAGTCCAGTTAGATCGCCCTATACTGCCCAACAGCAAAGCTGTTTTTGAGATGGAATTCCAATCTCAGGTGCCGTTGCAGGTGCGCCGCTCCGGCCGGGACAATTCCGAAGGCATTGCCTACTCTATGTCGCAATGGTACCCGAAAATGTGCGAATACGATTACCAGGGTTGGCACGCCAACCCTTACATCGGCCGGGAATTCTACGGGGTGTGGGGCGATTTTGACGTCACCATTAATATAAACCGGGATTATACCGTTGCGGCCAGCGGTTATTTGCAGAATCCCGAAGAGATCGGGCATGGATACAGCAGCGCCTCTGCCCGGAGCAACAGCAAAAAGCTGAGTTATCATTTTGTAGCGCCGCAAGTACACGATTTTGTCTGGGCCGCCGACCCGGATTACACCCACGACACCTTTACCCGAAAGGACGGCACCGTGCTCCACTTTTTCTATCAGAAAAACGAAAACACGGAAGAAGCCTGGGGCCGCCTGCCGGCGATCATGGACAAAGCCTTTGATTTCATCAATGCCAATTACGGGCAATACCCCTACAAACAGTATTCCTTCATTCAGGGCGGCGATGGCGGCATGGAATACCCCATGGCCACCCTCATCACCGGGGAGCGGAGCCTGGGCAGCCTGGTCGGCGTTTCCGTCCACGAGCTGATGCACAGCTGGTATCAGATGGTGCTCGGAACCAACGAAAGCCTCTACGCCTGGATGGACGAAGGCTTCACCAGCTGGGCTTCCGACGAGGTCATGAACTACCTGCGGGGCGAAGGGCTTATCCCCGGGCGCAAGTTAGCCAACCCTCACGCCAGCGATTACCAGGGGTACGTCAATTTTGCGAAAAGTGGTTTTGAAGAGCCGCTCATCATCCACGCCGACCATTTCGTGACCAACACGGCTTATGGCATTGCCTCTTATACCAAGGGGGCGGTGTTCCTCGCCCAGCTCGAATACATCATTGGGCCGGATGCCTTCCGGAAAGGCATGCGGAGGTACTTCAACACCTGGAAATTCAAACACCCCAATGCCAATGATTTCATACGGATAATGGAAAAGCAATCGGGCCTGGAACTGGATTGGTACCGGGAGTACTGGATCAATACTACTCATACGATTGACTACGCCGTGAGAAGCGTTGGCGAGTTGGAGGATTCAGCCGGGAAGTCCGTGGTCACGCTGGAAAAGGCCGGCATCATGCCCATGCCGCTGGATGTGCTCGTCCTCTATGCGGATGGGAAAAAAGATCTGTTCAATATTCCCCTTCGGATCATGAGGGGCCACAAGCCGGCGCAAGCTTCCGATGCTGGCTTTAAAGTGCTGGAAGACTGGCCCTGGGTCAATCCAACATACCAATTCATCCTCGACGTTGCCCCTTCTGAAATCCTCGACGTCATCATCGATCCTGACGGCGGCATGGCGGATGTCAACCGGGATAATAATTCCTTGAAGGCGAAGTGA
- a CDS encoding cupin domain-containing protein, with translation MIKKTLQNIESFTAGDDTLIREVLHPKNDGLSLGYSLAFATLEPGQASLPHVLLSSSEVYVIQKGRGRAYIEEETADANPGEVLFIPAGARQYIENTGEEALEFWCIVSPPWSGEDECLVD, from the coding sequence ATGATTAAAAAAACACTCCAAAACATCGAATCCTTTACTGCAGGCGACGACACGCTGATCCGGGAAGTGCTGCATCCAAAAAATGATGGCTTGTCTCTGGGCTACAGCCTGGCTTTTGCGACATTGGAACCGGGCCAGGCCTCCTTGCCTCACGTACTTCTCAGCAGTTCGGAAGTTTATGTCATTCAGAAGGGTAGGGGGCGGGCCTATATCGAAGAGGAAACGGCTGACGCCAACCCCGGGGAGGTGCTCTTCATCCCCGCAGGCGCGCGCCAGTATATTGAGAATACGGGCGAGGAGGCCCTGGAGTTTTGGTGCATCGTTTCTCCGCCCTGGAGTGGGGAGGACGAGTGTTTGGTTGACTAA
- a CDS encoding glycosyltransferase, with protein MKILQLCKKFPYPLKDGESIAVNTLSRPLHNLGCEVSLLAMNTHKHYFQEDAYPEALSHYQDIIKVPVDSRVKPTDAFLNLFSRESYHISRFVSPAFRQQLIELLRSNTFDLIQLETPYLAPYIPTIRQYSDALVAMRAHNVEHEIWERIAENTAFLPRRWYLKYLANKLRRYEARQLQQYDMLVAITQRDLERFRKLGYQKAAAVAPIGICSEAYQPDYSSYRRPLSISFIGSLDWMPNQEGLLWFLSQVWEPLARKYPELELHIAGRNTPADWETKLAGNQVFIHGEVPDAAQFINGHSLMAVPLLSGSGMRAKILEGMALGRVVLTTSVGLEGIAARPGKEVLLADTAEQFIRQIEHCRLQGQQMESMGRRARSFVTVEYDSQAIARRLLDAYLALTMEVA; from the coding sequence ATGAAAATACTTCAACTTTGCAAAAAATTTCCCTACCCGCTGAAGGATGGCGAGTCAATCGCAGTGAATACGTTGAGCCGGCCTCTTCACAACCTGGGCTGCGAAGTATCTCTGCTGGCCATGAATACCCATAAGCACTATTTTCAGGAGGACGCATATCCCGAGGCGCTGAGCCACTATCAGGACATTATTAAAGTACCGGTGGACAGCCGGGTGAAACCCACCGATGCCTTTCTAAACCTCTTTTCCCGGGAATCCTATCATATATCCCGTTTCGTATCGCCGGCGTTCCGGCAGCAACTCATTGAGCTGCTCCGGAGCAATACCTTTGACCTTATTCAGTTGGAGACGCCTTACCTGGCGCCGTACATCCCAACCATCCGCCAATACTCGGATGCCCTGGTCGCCATGCGGGCGCACAATGTGGAGCACGAGATTTGGGAGCGCATCGCCGAAAACACCGCCTTCCTGCCCAGGCGCTGGTATTTGAAATACCTGGCGAATAAGTTGCGCCGCTACGAGGCGCGGCAATTGCAGCAATACGATATGCTGGTGGCCATCACCCAGCGCGACCTCGAACGCTTCCGAAAGCTGGGCTACCAGAAGGCGGCGGCGGTGGCGCCTATCGGCATCTGCTCCGAGGCCTATCAGCCCGATTACAGCAGCTACCGGCGGCCTTTGTCGATTTCTTTTATCGGCTCTCTGGATTGGATGCCCAACCAGGAGGGGCTGCTGTGGTTCCTCAGCCAGGTGTGGGAGCCGTTGGCCAGAAAATACCCGGAACTGGAACTCCACATTGCCGGCCGGAATACGCCCGCAGACTGGGAAACCAAACTGGCGGGCAACCAGGTGTTCATTCACGGCGAAGTGCCCGATGCGGCTCAATTCATCAATGGCCACAGCTTGATGGCCGTCCCCTTGCTTTCCGGTAGCGGAATGAGGGCCAAAATCCTGGAGGGCATGGCCCTGGGCCGGGTAGTGCTGACGACCAGCGTAGGGCTGGAGGGCATCGCCGCGCGCCCTGGCAAAGAGGTGCTGCTCGCCGATACCGCAGAGCAGTTTATCCGGCAAATTGAGCATTGCCGCCTTCAGGGCCAGCAGATGGAAAGCATGGGGCGGCGGGCCCGTAGCTTCGTCACAGTCGAGTATGACAGCCAGGCCATCGCCCGACGGCTCCTGGACGCTTACCTGGCTTTAACCATGGAAGTAGCCTGA
- a CDS encoding glycosyltransferase, translating into MMNWILGIVFWLSLLGILHSYLFYPLLLRWLARGKKANRLVYAPEDDWPQVSVLLSAYNEQAVIRQKMDSLLQLSYPKEKLNFYIGSDCSSDGTNAILETYAAKTPRLHFFPFAERRGKPGVINQLAEMAAEGQDKNPEHIFILTDASVMMDPGCLRALVRHFKNPEIDIVDAHMIHVGMKEEGISQAEDEYISSEVRLKHREGLVWGKMIGPFGGCFALRASRFSKVPANFLVDDFYLTMKVFEQGGKAINDLEATCREPVSHELREEFRRKARISAGNFQNMTTFPHLWWPPLRPLSFAFFSHKVLRWLGPFLILAILLSSALLALGGNLFYCLLFWVMAGGSILLPLLDLLFNALGLNILPLRGARYFVMMNLALLQGFIKFIKGIRSNVWEPTKRSHPTKP; encoded by the coding sequence ATGATGAACTGGATTCTGGGTATTGTTTTCTGGTTGAGTTTGTTGGGTATCCTGCATTCCTATCTTTTTTACCCTTTGCTGCTCCGCTGGCTGGCCAGGGGAAAAAAAGCCAACCGGCTGGTGTATGCTCCGGAGGACGACTGGCCGCAAGTTTCCGTTCTCCTGTCGGCTTACAACGAGCAGGCAGTTATCCGCCAGAAAATGGACAGCCTGCTCCAATTGTCGTATCCAAAGGAAAAACTCAACTTTTATATCGGCTCCGATTGTTCCAGCGATGGGACCAACGCCATTCTGGAAACTTACGCGGCAAAGACTCCCCGCCTTCACTTTTTCCCTTTTGCAGAGCGCCGGGGAAAGCCCGGCGTGATCAATCAGTTGGCGGAGATGGCTGCAGAAGGCCAGGATAAAAACCCGGAACACATTTTCATCCTTACCGACGCCAGCGTGATGATGGATCCTGGCTGCTTGCGGGCTTTGGTGCGCCACTTCAAAAACCCGGAGATCGACATCGTAGACGCCCACATGATCCACGTCGGGATGAAAGAGGAAGGCATTTCCCAGGCGGAAGATGAATACATTTCCTCCGAAGTGCGGCTCAAACACCGGGAAGGGCTGGTGTGGGGCAAGATGATCGGTCCGTTCGGAGGCTGCTTTGCCCTGCGGGCCAGCCGCTTTTCCAAAGTGCCTGCCAACTTCCTGGTGGACGATTTTTACCTCACCATGAAGGTTTTTGAACAGGGAGGAAAGGCGATCAACGACCTGGAGGCCACCTGCCGGGAGCCCGTTTCCCACGAGTTGCGGGAAGAGTTTCGCCGAAAGGCCCGCATCTCCGCCGGCAATTTTCAGAACATGACTACTTTTCCTCACCTCTGGTGGCCGCCGCTGCGCCCTTTGTCCTTTGCCTTCTTTTCCCACAAGGTGCTGCGCTGGCTCGGCCCCTTTCTCATTCTGGCCATCCTGCTCAGCTCCGCCCTTTTGGCACTGGGAGGCAACTTATTTTATTGTCTGCTGTTTTGGGTTATGGCGGGCGGTTCGATATTGTTACCTTTGCTCGACCTGTTGTTTAACGCTCTGGGGTTAAACATCTTACCGCTGAGAGGCGCCCGTTACTTTGTAATGATGAACCTGGCCCTGCTCCAGGGTTTTATTAAATTCATAAAAGGTATTCGTTCTAATGTCTGGGAACCAACTAAAAGAAGCCATCCAACCAAGCCTTAA
- the ribB gene encoding 3,4-dihydroxy-2-butanone-4-phosphate synthase: MSGNQLKEAIQPSLKLNAIEEAIADIKAGKVIIVVDDEDRENEGDFICAAECVTPEIINFMATHGRGLICAPIDEKRADQLELEMMVSSNTALHETAFTVSIDLIGQGCTTGISAYDRATGIRALVDPKTKPSDYARPGHIFPLRAKTGGVLRRTGHTEAAIDLARLAGYAPAGVLVEILNEDGTMARLPQLMEIAERFGLKIIAIKDLVAYRMRTERIVKREVSVHLETKYGNFEVIAFRQITTNDIHLAIKCGDWQPEEPVLVRVHSSTETGDILGALFDDYGVQLQRSIEMISAEGQGLLLYMRHGEKADTILHRLESYRQKEEKGENVALEKKGEMTQRDFGVGAQILRELDICKIRQITNNPKRRIGLIGYGLEIVENVPLVLRSS, from the coding sequence ATGTCTGGGAACCAACTAAAAGAAGCCATCCAACCAAGCCTTAAGCTGAATGCGATCGAAGAGGCCATAGCCGACATCAAGGCCGGCAAAGTGATCATTGTAGTCGATGACGAGGATCGGGAAAACGAGGGCGATTTTATCTGTGCGGCGGAGTGCGTAACCCCGGAGATCATCAACTTCATGGCCACCCATGGCCGGGGCCTCATCTGCGCTCCTATCGACGAGAAACGGGCCGACCAGCTGGAGCTCGAAATGATGGTCTCTTCCAATACCGCCCTGCACGAGACGGCCTTTACCGTTTCGATCGACCTGATCGGCCAGGGGTGCACCACCGGCATTTCGGCCTACGACCGGGCCACCGGCATCCGGGCATTGGTCGACCCCAAAACCAAGCCGTCCGATTATGCCCGTCCCGGGCATATTTTCCCGCTGCGGGCCAAGACGGGCGGCGTGCTGCGGCGCACCGGCCATACCGAGGCGGCCATCGACCTGGCTCGCCTGGCCGGCTACGCTCCCGCCGGCGTTCTGGTGGAAATCCTAAACGAAGACGGCACCATGGCCCGCCTGCCGCAACTGATGGAGATCGCCGAACGGTTCGGCCTCAAGATCATCGCCATCAAAGACCTGGTGGCCTACCGCATGCGCACCGAGCGCATCGTCAAGCGGGAAGTGTCGGTCCACCTGGAGACGAAGTACGGCAATTTTGAGGTCATCGCCTTCCGGCAGATCACCACCAACGACATCCACCTGGCCATCAAGTGCGGAGACTGGCAGCCGGAAGAGCCGGTGCTCGTCCGCGTGCATTCCTCCACCGAAACCGGAGATATCCTGGGCGCCCTCTTCGATGATTATGGCGTGCAACTGCAACGCTCCATCGAGATGATATCGGCAGAAGGCCAGGGCCTGCTGCTCTACATGCGGCACGGCGAAAAAGCAGATACCATCCTGCACCGCCTGGAGTCTTACCGCCAGAAGGAGGAAAAGGGGGAGAATGTCGCCCTGGAGAAAAAAGGGGAGATGACCCAGCGGGATTTTGGGGTAGGCGCTCAAATCCTGCGGGAACTCGACATCTGCAAGATACGGCAGATTACCAACAACCCGAAACGCCGTATCGGGCTGATCGGGTATGGGCTGGAGATTGTGGAGAATGTGCCCCTCGTGTTGCGATCATCCTGA
- a CDS encoding polyphosphate polymerase domain-containing protein: MRYERKYKLDSLHPSAFEQAIRLHPASFRPIYSPRQVNNLYFDTPDFIAFHDNAAGVSQRVKHRLRWYGRPFEVINDPVLETKVKDNLLGRKESFPLPPGQYRADKLDGLLGQVRQHLGYGLELQPVLFNSYHRSYWTTPNGRFRITVDSELQFGAYREQEGRLLPYSLPAVILELKYEQEEEEESDFILQHLPFRQTKSSKYGMGVEVCYGGVL, translated from the coding sequence ATGCGGTACGAACGGAAATACAAACTCGATAGCCTCCATCCTTCCGCTTTCGAGCAGGCCATCCGCCTGCACCCGGCCAGCTTTCGCCCCATCTATTCCCCCCGCCAGGTCAACAACCTCTATTTTGACACGCCCGATTTCATCGCTTTCCACGATAATGCCGCCGGCGTTTCCCAACGGGTAAAGCACCGCCTGCGCTGGTATGGGCGGCCTTTTGAGGTTATCAATGACCCCGTGTTGGAAACCAAGGTGAAAGACAACCTGTTGGGGCGAAAGGAGAGCTTCCCCCTGCCGCCTGGCCAATACCGGGCCGATAAGTTGGATGGCTTGCTGGGGCAGGTACGGCAGCACCTCGGCTACGGTCTGGAACTGCAGCCCGTACTTTTCAATTCCTACCACCGCTCTTACTGGACCACCCCCAACGGCCGCTTTCGCATTACTGTAGACAGCGAACTGCAATTCGGGGCTTACCGGGAGCAGGAGGGCAGGTTGTTGCCTTATAGCCTGCCGGCTGTGATCCTGGAACTGAAGTACGAGCAGGAAGAGGAGGAGGAGAGTGATTTCATCCTCCAGCACCTTCCCTTCCGGCAGACGAAGAGTTCGAAGTATGGAATGGGGGTGGAGGTGTGTTATGGAGGGGTGCTATAA
- a CDS encoding T9SS type A sorting domain-containing protein, with product MALVIYSKSFKLYLLALFLCNGLLFKPLTATSLHPMVSMDAGESGFAFENRRCEADAGTLEPEDQDCLGNGTAAIEAEKDDSPEVPDGYEVIYVLTQGSGLVIQAVSGEPEFTVDATGDYTIHTLVYDPNTLDLGIVQFGSTTGFDVNGLLVQGGGTICGALDVAGAQFTVDDCSCEADAGTLEPEDQDCLGNGTAAIEAEKDDGPEVPDGYEVIYVLTQGSGLVIRDVSDEPEFNVNATGRYTIHTLVYDPNTLDLGIVQFGVTTGFDVNGLLVQGGGTICGALDVTGASFTVEDCGNRFIFPNPAEDQLHIPFSAMFQGHPATIQLFDPFGRIVFEQTLEAVNSIERISIADFSSGMYNVVISGTGSTNWRRSQLIMKK from the coding sequence ATGGCATTAGTAATCTACTCAAAAAGTTTCAAGCTGTACTTGCTGGCTCTTTTCCTTTGTAACGGCCTCTTGTTTAAACCGCTGACAGCTACAAGCCTTCACCCGATGGTTTCTATGGATGCGGGCGAAAGCGGATTCGCATTTGAAAATCGCCGGTGCGAAGCCGACGCCGGCACCCTAGAACCCGAAGATCAGGATTGCCTTGGCAATGGCACAGCGGCGATCGAAGCGGAAAAAGACGACAGCCCCGAAGTGCCCGACGGCTACGAAGTCATCTACGTGCTGACCCAGGGCAGCGGGCTGGTCATCCAGGCCGTCAGCGGCGAGCCGGAATTTACCGTCGACGCCACAGGCGACTACACCATCCACACCCTGGTCTACGACCCCAACACCCTCGACCTGGGCATCGTGCAGTTCGGCAGCACCACCGGCTTTGACGTCAACGGCCTGCTCGTGCAGGGCGGCGGAACCATCTGCGGCGCCCTCGACGTGGCCGGCGCACAGTTTACCGTCGACGACTGCTCCTGCGAAGCCGACGCCGGCACCCTAGAACCCGAAGATCAGGATTGCCTTGGCAATGGCACAGCGGCGATCGAAGCGGAAAAAGACGACGGCCCCGAAGTGCCCGACGGCTATGAAGTCATCTACGTATTGACCCAGGGCAGCGGGCTGGTTATACGGGATGTCAGCGACGAGCCGGAGTTCAATGTAAATGCCACCGGCAGGTACACCATTCACACCCTGGTCTACGACCCAAACACCCTTGACCTGGGCATCGTGCAGTTTGGCGTTACTACCGGGTTTGACGTCAACGGCCTGCTCGTGCAGGGCGGTGGAACCATCTGCGGCGCACTCGACGTGACCGGTGCATCTTTTACTGTTGAAGATTGTGGAAATCGATTTATCTTTCCGAATCCAGCGGAAGACCAGCTGCATATTCCATTTTCGGCGATGTTTCAAGGGCATCCCGCAACGATACAGCTCTTCGATCCTTTTGGTAGGATTGTTTTTGAGCAAACTTTGGAAGCCGTCAATTCAATCGAACGGATTTCTATAGCGGATTTTTCTTCAGGAATGTACAATGTAGTTATTTCGGGTACTGGAAGCACCAATTGGCGCAGATCTCAGCTTATTATGAAAAAGTAA
- a CDS encoding PorP/SprF family type IX secretion system membrane protein has translation MRKLLPIIFVLAIAATGKAQDQHFTQFFASPLTLNPALTGTFDGKYRVALIYRDQEPYKTFAGAIDLRFNFRNVGKRYKDAFGVGVVFYNDKVPEVGYSNNQINISGGFHKSLSPRNNEFLSIGAQAGISQRNFSYGNLFFEDQFSGSSGYDNPTAEIFPENNFAVADFAVGLNYSYAPERSIGLFAGAAMHHILEPEVSFFASDQDPDRAESNTLLRKYSAYLNLRIPVGESIQFHPRALVYNQGPHLALNAGSNIRFLIDDINGTALHVGGWLRPVRNADDSFSLDAIVAMVGIEYNSFLLGVSYDARASALGTQRQRSGAIEISIAYLGEYEDEVVLCPKF, from the coding sequence ATGAGGAAATTATTACCGATTATTTTTGTCCTGGCCATCGCCGCCACGGGGAAGGCTCAGGACCAGCACTTCACCCAATTCTTCGCCTCCCCTCTGACGCTCAACCCGGCGCTCACCGGCACCTTCGACGGCAAGTACCGCGTCGCCCTGATCTACCGCGACCAGGAGCCGTACAAGACTTTCGCCGGCGCCATCGATCTGCGGTTTAACTTCCGGAATGTGGGCAAACGGTACAAGGACGCCTTTGGCGTGGGCGTCGTTTTTTACAACGACAAAGTGCCCGAAGTGGGCTACTCCAACAACCAGATCAACATCTCCGGCGGTTTCCACAAATCCCTCAGCCCGCGCAACAACGAGTTTCTGAGCATCGGCGCCCAGGCGGGCATTTCCCAGCGCAACTTCAGCTATGGCAATCTCTTCTTCGAAGACCAGTTTTCCGGTTCCTCGGGTTATGACAACCCCACAGCGGAGATTTTTCCCGAAAACAACTTCGCCGTCGCCGATTTTGCAGTAGGCCTCAACTACTCCTACGCTCCCGAGCGCTCCATCGGCCTGTTTGCCGGAGCGGCCATGCACCACATCCTCGAACCCGAAGTGAGCTTTTTCGCCAGCGACCAGGATCCCGACCGGGCGGAGAGCAACACCCTGCTGCGGAAATACTCCGCCTACCTCAACCTGAGAATTCCCGTTGGAGAGTCCATCCAGTTCCATCCCCGCGCCCTGGTGTACAACCAGGGCCCGCACCTGGCGCTCAATGCCGGCAGCAACATCCGCTTCCTGATCGACGACATCAATGGCACCGCTCTGCACGTCGGCGGCTGGCTGCGCCCGGTAAGAAATGCCGACGACAGCTTCTCTCTCGACGCCATCGTCGCCATGGTGGGCATCGAATACAACAGCTTCCTCCTGGGTGTTAGTTACGACGCCCGGGCGAGCGCCCTGGGTACGCAGCGGCAGCGCAGCGGGGCTATTGAGATTTCTATCGCTTATTTGGGCGAGTATGAGGATGAGGTGGTGTTGTGCCCGAAGTTCTAG
- a CDS encoding C40 family peptidase, which produces MSYVICPVSIVPIRNSSSNKSEMISQLLFGELAEVLETKGRQWTKVRCAWDNFVGWAATNQLRPVTPTEFKRFQHDFAYSLELFHTILANDFCVPIVMGAQLPGFDGMRFKMEEHYFTFSGQAVFPEHIEQTPEFIIKIARKYLHAPFLWGGRSPMGIDGPGLIQMVFKLTGISMPREAEQQVYLGEAVDFVEQSRPGDIAFFENKTGRITHCGIILPNREVLHAYGSVRIDAIDHFGIYNKKQGRYTHRLRVVKRMLKGKVEKQDTVEKAVEKAEGQFELF; this is translated from the coding sequence ATGTCTTATGTAATTTGCCCGGTAAGTATTGTTCCCATCCGGAACAGCTCCTCGAATAAAAGCGAGATGATCTCTCAGCTCCTGTTCGGCGAACTGGCCGAGGTGCTGGAAACCAAGGGCCGTCAATGGACGAAAGTCCGCTGCGCGTGGGACAACTTCGTGGGCTGGGCGGCCACCAACCAACTCAGGCCCGTCACGCCTACCGAGTTCAAGCGCTTTCAGCACGACTTTGCCTACAGCCTGGAACTCTTCCACACCATTCTCGCCAACGATTTCTGCGTGCCCATCGTGATGGGCGCCCAACTGCCGGGCTTCGACGGCATGCGCTTCAAAATGGAGGAACACTACTTCACCTTCAGCGGCCAGGCCGTTTTTCCGGAACACATCGAGCAAACCCCGGAATTTATCATCAAGATCGCCCGCAAATACCTGCATGCGCCTTTCCTCTGGGGAGGCCGCTCGCCCATGGGCATCGACGGGCCCGGCCTGATCCAGATGGTCTTCAAACTGACGGGCATCTCCATGCCCCGGGAAGCCGAGCAGCAGGTCTACCTGGGAGAAGCGGTCGATTTCGTCGAGCAGAGCCGCCCGGGCGACATCGCTTTTTTTGAAAATAAAACCGGGAGGATAACCCACTGCGGCATCATCCTGCCCAACCGTGAAGTGCTGCACGCCTATGGCAGCGTCCGCATTGATGCCATCGACCACTTTGGGATTTATAATAAGAAACAGGGCCGGTATACTCACCGGCTGCGGGTGGTCAAGCGCATGCTGAAAGGCAAGGTAGAAAAGCAGGATACGGTGGAAAAGGCCGTGGAAAAAGCGGAGGGGCAGTTTGAACTCTTTTAA